The sequence tgcatgcattaagtttgttgctagagtaaatatagtatgagagagttattagcttttcttggtcttggtgtacctatgaaatatgtagatcaatttagaatggagggagtatttagttttatttcgtgGACAACATCATCTGAAAAATACGGACAAATAAATAAGCTTAATTTCGTCTAGGGAACTAACGAATATCAAGAAGCTACGCTGTTTACATCTGTTAATGAAAATGAGAAAGAGACAGTACTGTACATATCTAACATAATCTACATTGTTCagagcaaataattaattggttTCCGATGTTCCTTTTGAACCAGGAATTTTATCCTTGTACTAATGTCAGCATGTATAAATGAATGTGTCGAATGCTCAAAGCTTTCCACTAGTTAAGGATTCAATAGGCAAATGGACATGGATGATGAAGTTGCATATCCCTTTGCTGTTAGCAACAGAAAGGGCAGCATGAACAGCAAGGAAACCATTTTGTTGTGGCCGGTGGTGCTGGTGGTGCaggtgctgttgctgctgctgctggggttGCTTCGACTTTTGGTGCCTCCATTACAACTGCTGGAAATGGTGTTTCCTTATTCTCATTCTCATCACGCATCTCGCTGGGATGCGTCAGCTGCGCCGTGCTTTGCCGGGCTAACTCCGGATGGCTATCTTTCAAGGACGCACTTGTTTTCGCTGACCCTGTCAATCTGCATAGAAATCGGCATATCAGATATGCAGAAAACCTTGGTTCAGAAAGCATCCGCTGAACCTTTCGCGACATAAGAAGACAgatttttttgtctaaaagtaTATTCCTGGTTTTTACTAATATTCGGAAGTTATCACAAATTCACAGCTCCTGTAGTTACCACCACCATTAGTACGAACTACCAATCTTTGTGTGCCTAGGATGAACAATACAAAATGCAGTAGGACAGTTTGATGCAAGTTATATGCTTCATTAATTTTTATACCAGTTTATATTTCATATGGATGCATATCAATATTTCTAAAGTGGTTATTTCACAATATTGTATGGTGATACAATGATCAAGGCCAAAGTATATAATTGGACGTGTTTTGCAGCAACTGTAGCTAACAGAGTTGACAGAGGATTCTTACATTGGAAATGCAAAACTTGTTGTGCTTCCATCAGATCGGTGTGACGAGCTATGGGTATAGTCTGTATTGTCGTCCCCATTCCGGTCTGTTAGTCCACGCCCATCCCCCTTCTCCTTGGAAGTACTAGGCTTCTCTGGTGTGGCCACCTCACCTTTTAGAGGGCTGGAGCTTGGGCTCTGCTTTGGCAATGGTGGCAATGGATCATTAGCACCCAGCTCTCCTGACTTGCCATACAAAAACATGTGATCCTTGGAGAAGCTCGCATTCCCGACATTGATGCTAAAGAGAGATTCATTGGAGGTGATGCTCCAGTCAGTTGGTGTTGATGACTTGGATCTCGCAAAGACAGCGGACGGGATCCTCTTTGGGTCATGGGGTTCATCTGACTGCTTTGCGTCTCGGTTGCCACCTTCTGCAGGTGGAGGAGACAGGGAGTACTGGGTACT is a genomic window of Oryza glaberrima chromosome 7, OglaRS2, whole genome shotgun sequence containing:
- the LOC127780604 gene encoding uncharacterized protein LOC127780604 isoform X2 → MFQKEGNNSEQMSTTPAPPGETSRQIPSRDDAKHEKEAANSSSSSSSEEIDEDDFFQIEGPILSTQYSLSPPPAEGGNRDAKQSDEPHDPKRIPSAVFARSKSSTPTDWSITSNESLFSINVGNASFSKDHMFLYGKSGELGANDPLPPLPKQSPSSSPLKGEVATPEKPSTSKEKGDGRGLTDRNGDDNTDYTHSSSHRSDGSTTSFAFPILTGSAKTSASLKDSHPELARQSTAQLTHPSEMRDENENKETPFPAVVMEAPKVEATPAAAATAPAPPAPPATTKWFPCCSCCPFCC
- the LOC127780604 gene encoding uncharacterized protein LOC127780604 isoform X1; this translates as MVHKQEGNNSEQMSTTPAPPGETSRQIPSRDDAKHEKEAANSSSSSSSEEIDEDDFFQIEGPILSTQYSLSPPPAEGGNRDAKQSDEPHDPKRIPSAVFARSKSSTPTDWSITSNESLFSINVGNASFSKDHMFLYGKSGELGANDPLPPLPKQSPSSSPLKGEVATPEKPSTSKEKGDGRGLTDRNGDDNTDYTHSSSHRSDGSTTSFAFPILTGSAKTSASLKDSHPELARQSTAQLTHPSEMRDENENKETPFPAVVMEAPKVEATPAAAATAPAPPAPPATTKWFPCCSCCPFCC